One segment of Gemmatimonadota bacterium DNA contains the following:
- a CDS encoding M20/M25/M40 family metallo-hydrolase, producing the protein MESRSLTFLKSLLDSPGPSSYETLPARAWRAQAEGFATEVQADVSGNSFATLNPAASPRVMLAGHIDEIGLMVTYIDEEGFLSFDTIGGWDHQVFVGQRVQLLTRGGLVAGVIGKKAIHLMEKDDREKVSKADDLWIDIGAANRAGAAAQVRIGDPGVLAASVLEFPNGRLVSRSLDNRVGAFVVLEALRLLAADRPVARVTAAATTREEISYTGGGARTGAAALAADVAVVVDVTHATDYPGVEKRKHGEYKLGSGPALTRGAAINPVVFDLLVATAEAEGIPYTIEAAPRDTSTDADNIFTALKGVATALVSVPLRYMHSPNEMVALEDLDRTARLLAGFARRVTPATDFVPR; encoded by the coding sequence ATGGAATCGCGCTCGCTGACCTTCCTCAAGTCGCTGCTCGACTCGCCCGGCCCATCCTCCTACGAGACCCTCCCCGCCCGCGCGTGGCGGGCCCAGGCCGAGGGCTTCGCCACCGAGGTGCAGGCCGACGTGAGCGGCAACTCGTTCGCGACGCTCAATCCCGCCGCCTCGCCGCGGGTGATGCTCGCCGGCCATATCGACGAGATCGGGCTGATGGTGACCTACATCGACGAGGAAGGGTTCCTCAGCTTCGATACCATCGGCGGGTGGGACCACCAAGTCTTTGTGGGCCAGCGGGTGCAGCTGCTCACCCGGGGCGGCCTGGTCGCGGGGGTGATCGGGAAGAAGGCCATCCACCTCATGGAGAAGGACGACCGCGAGAAAGTCTCCAAGGCCGACGACCTGTGGATCGACATCGGCGCCGCGAACCGGGCCGGCGCCGCCGCGCAGGTGCGGATCGGCGATCCCGGGGTGCTCGCCGCCAGCGTCCTCGAATTCCCGAACGGGCGGCTGGTCAGCCGCTCGCTCGACAACCGGGTGGGGGCCTTCGTGGTGCTGGAGGCGCTCCGGCTGCTCGCCGCCGACCGCCCCGTGGCGCGGGTCACGGCCGCCGCCACCACGCGCGAGGAGATCAGCTACACCGGTGGCGGGGCCCGCACCGGCGCCGCGGCGCTCGCGGCCGACGTGGCCGTGGTGGTCGACGTCACCCACGCCACCGATTATCCGGGGGTCGAGAAGCGGAAGCACGGCGAGTACAAGCTGGGCAGCGGCCCCGCCCTCACCCGCGGCGCGGCGATCAACCCGGTGGTGTTCGATCTCCTCGTGGCCACGGCCGAGGCGGAAGGCATCCCGTACACCATCGAGGCCGCGCCACGGGACACCAGCACCGACGCCGACAACATCTTCACGGCGCTCAAGGGCGTGGCCACCGCGCTGGTGTCGGTGCCGCTGCGCTACATGCACAGCCCGAACGAGATGGTGGCGCTGGAGGACCTGGACCGGACGGCACGGCTGCTGGCGGGATTTGCGCGGCGGGTCACGCCGGCGACGGATTTCGTGCCGCGGTAG
- a CDS encoding anti-sigma factor: MNPHAWFVEQRAAFVARALAPDEERAYHEHLAGCAECREAVEQLEGDLAWLPMGLPPAAPRPGLNQRLVAGALGARRGAPRWWVPAALAASLVLAAGAWFWALATTRAFETQLAGERARLAEELAMVRDTLGIIRGAAMVRHASIAMDGRQGGLLIFADERTHRWNVVVYGLPVPPAGETCQFWFITESGMVRSVTVPSDGRTPAFLTLPMPPNARHVMGAALTMEPAGSSGGAPAGVQLAHLML, translated from the coding sequence ATGAACCCGCATGCATGGTTTGTCGAGCAGCGCGCCGCGTTCGTGGCCCGGGCCCTCGCGCCCGACGAGGAACGCGCCTACCACGAGCACCTGGCCGGCTGCGCCGAGTGCCGCGAGGCGGTGGAGCAGCTGGAAGGGGACCTGGCCTGGCTGCCGATGGGGCTCCCGCCCGCGGCCCCGCGGCCCGGGCTCAACCAGCGGCTGGTGGCCGGCGCGCTCGGGGCACGGCGGGGGGCGCCCCGGTGGTGGGTGCCCGCGGCGCTCGCCGCCTCGCTGGTGCTGGCTGCGGGTGCCTGGTTCTGGGCGCTCGCGACCACCCGTGCCTTCGAGACCCAGCTGGCCGGCGAACGGGCCCGCCTGGCGGAGGAGCTGGCGATGGTGCGCGACACGCTGGGCATCATCCGGGGTGCCGCGATGGTGCGCCACGCGAGCATCGCGATGGACGGCCGGCAGGGCGGGCTGCTGATCTTCGCGGACGAGCGGACCCATCGGTGGAACGTCGTGGTCTACGGGCTCCCGGTGCCGCCCGCCGGCGAGACCTGCCAGTTCTGGTTCATCACCGAGTCGGGGATGGTCCGGAGCGTCACCGTGCCCTCGGACGGCCGGACGCCCGCCTTCCTGACCCTGCCGATGCCGCCCAATGCCCGGCACGTGATGGGGGCCGCGCTCACCATGGAGCCGGCGGGCTCCAGCGGCGGGGCGCCGGCCGGGGTGCAGCTGGCGCACCTGATGCTCTGA
- a CDS encoding response regulator transcription factor produces MRVLLVEDEPRLAESLARGLRDAAHAVDTADTLAAARVKLELERYDAVILDVNLPDGSGFGLAAELRKRAIPVPILMLTARDTVEDRVHGLDSGADDYLVKPFAFEELVARLRALQRRAPETRPAQIVVADLVVDPAARAVTRAGRPVELTTTEYALLEYLARQAGQVCGRAQISGAVWDENYDPFSNIIDVYVSRIRRKIDQPGLTPLIHTVRGAGYSLDPTRGGRTG; encoded by the coding sequence ATGCGCGTACTCCTCGTGGAAGACGAGCCCCGCCTGGCGGAAAGCCTCGCCCGCGGCCTCCGTGATGCCGCCCACGCCGTCGACACCGCGGACACGCTCGCGGCCGCCCGGGTCAAGCTGGAGCTGGAGCGCTACGACGCGGTGATCCTGGACGTGAACCTGCCGGACGGCTCCGGCTTCGGGCTGGCGGCGGAGCTGCGCAAGCGCGCGATCCCGGTTCCGATCCTGATGCTGACGGCCCGTGACACGGTGGAGGACCGGGTCCATGGCCTGGACAGCGGCGCGGACGACTACCTGGTGAAGCCGTTCGCCTTCGAGGAGCTGGTGGCGCGGCTGCGGGCGCTGCAGCGCCGCGCGCCGGAAACCCGGCCCGCCCAGATCGTCGTCGCCGACCTGGTGGTGGATCCGGCGGCCCGCGCCGTGACGCGCGCTGGCCGCCCGGTGGAGCTGACCACGACGGAATACGCGCTCCTCGAGTATCTTGCCCGGCAGGCCGGACAGGTCTGCGGCCGGGCCCAGATCAGCGGCGCCGTCTGGGACGAGAACTACGACCCCTTCTCCAACATCATCGACGTCTACGTGTCCCGCATTCGACGCAAGATCGACCAGCCCGGCCTCACGCCGCTGATCCACACGGTCCGTGGCGCGGGCTATTCCCTCGATCCCACCCGGGGCGGCCGCACCGGGTGA
- a CDS encoding TonB-dependent receptor encodes MAPLVPGAPVLRAGALLVLVLAATPLAGQARDTVPVVLETLEVTTERIRAVPPPELVVSVPGAVVQKQQAANAYDLVRRAAGLEVHEQGQGPGWASDVVIRGFTSDHSSDVLLVLDGVPMNLPLHGHVEGYADWSILSAAAVGGLRVIHGSASPLYGNFAFAGAVEVHTMVDATGSAASIGGSSAGEAAGWFRTGRRGASGGSLVAVDARREGGWRDNSASWLGNVLLRGWRRLGSRTRLEGGLAAYGAGWDSPGFLSVADYNAHRLTRAADRTDGGSGGRVVLQGTLLHPLANGTQLDLQGWAQGVRSTVFLSIAEDGVVAQQEERDRRAAVGFAGSWRAPAGAGDLALGLDGRADWDDYQLYGTVRRDRVETRQLNDGGFRQGGAYARWRGFVFGRLQYDLGLRADLLHVRVRDQAIPGDPFHSRTQGAVSPKVGARLLLGGPWSAVATASRGFRSAIGTISDPKQPLVTAWSGELGLQVTAERVSGQLSLFQTNARNERILDPVSLQLSDAGTSRRRGISGAIGVAITPRVRLAVEGTFNDARITGATGESARTLVTPGSLVAPPRPSFHDVPLTPGARVPGVARYHGRAELTLQATATVEGRAQLRWTGPFTPIGEPGVRTRPYAISDIGASLRLRRLGTLDLDLQNLFNARYPEIRASGFINPGAPRTLRAALRLPLAGS; translated from the coding sequence ATGGCCCCGCTGGTGCCTGGCGCGCCGGTCCTCCGGGCCGGGGCGCTGCTCGTCCTCGTCCTCGCCGCCACCCCGCTCGCCGGGCAGGCGCGGGACACCGTGCCCGTGGTCCTCGAGACGCTCGAGGTGACCACGGAGCGGATCCGTGCCGTGCCGCCCCCCGAGCTGGTGGTGTCGGTGCCCGGCGCGGTGGTGCAGAAGCAACAGGCGGCCAATGCCTATGACCTGGTGCGGCGCGCCGCCGGCCTCGAGGTGCACGAGCAGGGACAGGGGCCGGGCTGGGCGTCGGACGTGGTGATACGCGGCTTCACCTCCGACCACTCCTCGGACGTGCTGCTCGTCCTCGACGGGGTCCCCATGAACCTGCCGCTGCACGGACACGTCGAAGGCTACGCCGACTGGAGCATCCTCTCGGCGGCGGCGGTGGGCGGGCTCCGGGTGATCCATGGCAGCGCGAGTCCGCTCTACGGGAACTTCGCCTTTGCGGGAGCCGTGGAGGTGCACACGATGGTCGACGCCACCGGCAGCGCGGCGTCGATCGGCGGGTCCAGCGCCGGGGAGGCCGCGGGGTGGTTCCGCACCGGGCGGCGGGGGGCCAGCGGCGGGAGCCTGGTGGCGGTGGATGCCCGACGGGAAGGGGGCTGGCGGGACAACAGCGCCAGCTGGCTCGGCAATGTCCTGCTGCGCGGCTGGCGGCGGCTCGGGAGCCGCACCCGGCTCGAGGGCGGCCTGGCCGCCTACGGGGCGGGGTGGGACTCACCCGGTTTCCTGTCGGTGGCAGACTACAACGCGCATCGCCTGACCCGCGCCGCCGACCGCACCGACGGCGGGTCCGGCGGGCGGGTGGTGCTGCAGGGCACCCTGCTCCACCCGCTCGCCAACGGCACCCAGCTCGACCTCCAGGGCTGGGCCCAGGGCGTCCGGTCCACGGTGTTCCTGTCCATCGCCGAGGATGGCGTGGTGGCGCAGCAGGAGGAACGGGACCGCCGCGCTGCGGTGGGCTTCGCCGGCAGCTGGCGGGCCCCGGCGGGCGCGGGCGACCTGGCGCTGGGCCTCGACGGCCGCGCGGATTGGGACGACTACCAGCTCTACGGGACCGTGCGGCGGGACCGGGTCGAGACCCGCCAGCTCAACGACGGCGGGTTCCGGCAGGGCGGGGCCTATGCCCGGTGGCGCGGATTCGTGTTCGGCCGGCTGCAGTACGACCTGGGCCTGCGCGCCGACCTGCTGCACGTGCGCGTCCGCGACCAGGCGATTCCCGGTGATCCGTTCCACTCCCGGACGCAGGGAGCCGTCTCCCCCAAGGTGGGGGCCCGGCTGCTGCTCGGCGGGCCGTGGAGCGCCGTGGCCACCGCCAGCCGCGGGTTCCGCAGCGCCATCGGCACGATCTCCGATCCCAAGCAGCCGCTGGTCACGGCCTGGTCCGGTGAGCTCGGGCTCCAGGTGACCGCCGAGCGCGTCTCCGGGCAGCTCTCCCTGTTCCAGACCAACGCGCGGAATGAGCGCATCCTCGATCCCGTCTCCCTGCAGCTCTCCGACGCCGGGACCAGCCGGCGTCGCGGGATCTCGGGAGCCATCGGCGTGGCCATCACCCCGCGGGTCCGGCTGGCGGTGGAGGGCACGTTCAACGATGCCAGGATCACCGGCGCGACCGGCGAATCCGCCAGGACGCTGGTCACCCCCGGGAGCCTGGTGGCGCCGCCGCGCCCCAGCTTCCATGACGTCCCGCTCACCCCGGGCGCCAGGGTGCCGGGCGTCGCCCGCTACCACGGCCGCGCGGAGCTCACCCTGCAGGCCACCGCGACCGTCGAGGGCCGGGCGCAGCTCCGGTGGACCGGGCCCTTCACCCCGATCGGCGAGCCGGGGGTACGGACCCGCCCGTATGCCATCTCCGACATCGGCGCGTCGCTCCGGCTGCGCCGCCTCGGCACGCTCGACCTCGACCTGCAGAACCTGTTCAACGCGCGGTACCCGGAGATCCGCGCGTCCGGCTTCATCAACCCCGGCGCGCCGCGGACCCTCCGGGCCGCGCTGCGCCTTCCCCTCGCTGGATCCTGA
- a CDS encoding M28 family peptidase: MSIRLRVAPLLLLGAVPFAAPLAAQSTADAVALLNDVRTLAADSLGGRLIGSPGADSAAAFLSRRFKQAGLRPAPGGWFQPFTVAADAPAARGTGIGGAVGRNVIGVLAGRDPTLRNEIVVVGAHYDHLGAGRFGALDPDSAGRVHNGADDNASGASALVHIARKLAASRPARTVVFVAFSGEEEGLLGSDYYVKHPVFPLARTYAMVNMDMVGRLRENRLLVYGAATAQEFPALLDSLNLTAGFDLRASGDGWGRSDQSSFYAAGKPVLHVFTDLHEDYHRASDDWEKINADGLAQVADFTAAIVRTLANRREPLVFVNVPPPQVAAGGQSSGYGAYLGTIPDMSENPGGVRLTGVRAGSPAEKAGLRGNDIILWIGETKIPDLQAMTGVLRQHKPGDVIEVRFLRDGAEQRTSVTLGTRGG; the protein is encoded by the coding sequence ATGTCGATCCGCCTCCGAGTCGCCCCCCTCCTGCTGCTGGGGGCCGTGCCCTTCGCCGCCCCGCTGGCGGCCCAGTCCACCGCCGACGCGGTGGCCCTCCTCAACGACGTGCGGACCCTGGCCGCCGACTCACTCGGTGGCCGCCTCATCGGGTCGCCAGGGGCGGACAGTGCTGCCGCGTTCCTCTCCCGCCGCTTCAAGCAGGCCGGCCTCCGACCGGCACCCGGGGGCTGGTTCCAGCCCTTCACCGTCGCGGCCGATGCCCCCGCGGCGCGGGGCACGGGCATCGGCGGCGCGGTGGGCCGGAACGTGATCGGGGTGCTGGCGGGCCGCGACCCGACGCTCCGCAACGAGATCGTGGTGGTGGGCGCGCACTACGACCACCTGGGGGCCGGCCGCTTCGGCGCGCTCGACCCCGACAGCGCGGGCCGGGTGCACAACGGCGCCGACGACAACGCCTCCGGGGCGAGCGCCCTGGTGCACATCGCCCGGAAGCTCGCCGCCAGCCGCCCCGCGCGCACCGTCGTGTTCGTGGCCTTCAGCGGCGAGGAGGAGGGACTGCTCGGGTCGGACTACTACGTGAAGCACCCCGTCTTCCCGCTGGCCCGGACCTATGCCATGGTGAACATGGACATGGTGGGACGGCTGCGGGAGAACCGGCTGCTGGTCTACGGGGCGGCCACCGCGCAGGAGTTCCCGGCGCTGCTCGATTCGCTCAACCTCACGGCCGGCTTCGACCTGCGCGCCTCGGGCGACGGCTGGGGCCGCAGCGACCAGTCCTCGTTCTACGCCGCCGGCAAACCCGTCCTGCACGTCTTCACCGACCTGCACGAGGACTACCACCGCGCCAGCGACGACTGGGAGAAGATCAACGCCGACGGCCTGGCGCAGGTGGCCGACTTCACCGCGGCCATCGTGCGGACCCTCGCCAACCGTCGGGAGCCGCTGGTGTTCGTGAACGTGCCCCCGCCGCAGGTCGCGGCCGGCGGCCAGTCCTCCGGCTACGGCGCCTACCTCGGCACCATCCCCGACATGTCGGAGAACCCGGGTGGGGTGCGGCTCACCGGCGTCCGCGCCGGGAGCCCGGCCGAGAAGGCGGGGCTCCGGGGCAATGACATCATCCTGTGGATCGGCGAGACGAAGATCCCCGACCTCCAGGCCATGACCGGGGTGCTCCGGCAGCACAAGCCCGGCGACGTGATCGAGGTGCGGTTCCTGCGGGACGGGGCCGAGCAGCGCACCAGCGTGACCCTGGGCACCCGGGGCGGCTGA
- a CDS encoding HAMP domain-containing histidine kinase — MNPLGLRTRLALVFATGFAVLLGLGALGLYLHLGRSYRRDFDHSLTDAARSVRSLFAMDSAEFTNPAGTAGHVVGELAYGDRTLVAFDSAGGLVAVSQRIPDEAHFDDVPPRGEPRRLMTLQLRDGPARVVRVPLAGTEVVIAMSTLPLERRLVRLRRSLVTVLPLILVLGALGGAWASGLVLRPIVRVAESAERIAGEVEHGAARFTRLAPHAAGDEITTLTDALNLLVERLGAALERERGVAERQRTFLADVAHELRTPVAIIRSDAEVTLRAAADPAGDREALARIATEADELGVLVGDLLLIARGDSQALHPARDRLYLDDLVNPVLARARALPTAAGRELRHGEFEAAPVLGDRSMLERALMALVHNALLHAPGSPVELSAGTSGEDGQRTSWVTVRDFGPGVPLEQRERIFERFTRGSTAAPGTGLGLAIAQSIAEAHGGSLRLDPVQPGAAFTLRLPAPPA; from the coding sequence GTGAATCCGCTCGGGCTCCGGACCCGCCTCGCGCTGGTCTTTGCCACGGGCTTCGCGGTCCTCCTGGGCCTCGGAGCCCTCGGGCTGTACCTCCATCTGGGTCGCAGCTACCGTCGGGATTTCGACCACAGCCTGACCGATGCCGCGCGCAGCGTCCGCTCCCTCTTCGCGATGGACAGCGCCGAGTTCACCAACCCCGCGGGCACCGCCGGGCATGTGGTGGGTGAACTGGCCTATGGTGACCGGACGCTGGTGGCGTTCGACAGCGCGGGCGGGCTGGTGGCGGTGAGCCAGCGCATCCCCGACGAGGCGCACTTCGACGACGTGCCGCCCCGCGGCGAACCGCGCCGGCTGATGACCCTGCAGCTGCGCGACGGTCCGGCCCGCGTGGTCCGGGTGCCGCTGGCGGGCACGGAGGTGGTCATCGCGATGAGCACCCTGCCGCTGGAGCGCCGACTGGTGCGCCTGCGACGCTCGCTCGTGACGGTGCTGCCGCTGATCCTGGTCCTGGGCGCACTCGGCGGCGCCTGGGCATCGGGACTGGTCCTGCGGCCCATCGTGCGGGTGGCGGAGTCGGCCGAGCGGATCGCGGGCGAGGTGGAGCACGGGGCGGCGCGGTTCACCCGGCTGGCGCCCCACGCGGCCGGGGATGAGATCACCACCCTGACCGACGCGCTCAACCTGCTGGTGGAGCGACTCGGGGCCGCGCTGGAGCGGGAGCGCGGCGTCGCGGAGCGGCAGCGGACGTTCCTCGCCGACGTGGCCCACGAGCTGCGCACGCCGGTGGCGATCATCCGCAGCGACGCCGAGGTCACGCTGCGCGCGGCGGCCGACCCGGCGGGCGACCGCGAGGCCCTGGCGCGCATCGCGACCGAGGCGGATGAGCTCGGCGTCCTGGTCGGCGACCTGCTGCTCATCGCCCGGGGCGACAGCCAGGCCCTGCACCCGGCCCGGGACCGGCTCTACCTCGACGACCTGGTGAATCCCGTGCTCGCCCGGGCGCGCGCGCTGCCCACCGCGGCCGGGCGCGAGCTGCGCCACGGCGAGTTCGAGGCGGCCCCGGTGCTGGGCGACCGCAGCATGCTGGAGCGGGCGCTGATGGCCCTGGTGCACAACGCCCTCCTGCATGCCCCCGGCTCCCCCGTGGAGCTGTCGGCCGGGACCAGCGGGGAGGACGGGCAGCGCACCTCGTGGGTGACGGTGCGGGACTTCGGGCCCGGGGTGCCGCTCGAGCAGCGCGAGCGGATCTTCGAGCGCTTCACCCGCGGCAGTACCGCCGCACCCGGCACCGGCCTCGGACTCGCCATCGCCCAATCGATCGCGGAGGCCCATGGCGGCAGCCTCCGCCTGGACCCGGTGCAGCCCGGCGCCGCCTTTACCCTCCGACTCCCCGCCCCGCCCGCCTGA
- a CDS encoding HEAT repeat domain-containing protein: MTTPAGILSDFASILLLFRDHPDKKEEQKQAFRRLTANLPDGDHQLRVTQAGFRWDHIEIPVGRGEVAALHDQFRQHGVGEVRIPSGLMSSTLLSLVRILAAPPGTYGSFDHLSARLDAAGCGVIPVLPLEDALKPAARAAPTVDPRPAAKGDKVDDEGHITAIGPDALTEAKVGMMHFVTMQTHTVSPTDELVDQISHAQSSAARNELLNQLIATGEFAARQKEWRQLLMAAHGLVELERKDQGHGGDGRGYGIALRRMLPRSTLEQLVRMTAHGDMKAEAITVLRRMGVDGTEVLLNALVNAEEVGQRRAYFNALKEMTEGGELLVHMLSHDQWFVVRNVADLCGELRLESAVHGLARQVAHDDERVRRAVAGALGRIGGAGAVEPLRRALKDPLPGVRLQAAKDLDGRKNRSLAMTLAVAADAESKPDVQREMYLALGRIASNDAILALSKAAEPGGRLFRRKPQSVRLAAVAGLHVAGPSGSNALKELLGDEDREVRAAAEKALQTLWE, from the coding sequence ATGACCACACCCGCGGGCATCCTCTCCGACTTCGCCAGCATCCTCCTCCTGTTCCGGGATCACCCGGACAAGAAGGAGGAGCAAAAGCAGGCATTCCGGCGCCTCACGGCCAACCTGCCGGACGGGGACCACCAGCTCCGGGTGACCCAGGCGGGATTCCGCTGGGACCACATCGAGATCCCGGTGGGCCGGGGCGAGGTGGCCGCGCTGCACGACCAGTTCCGCCAGCACGGCGTCGGCGAGGTGCGGATTCCCTCGGGGCTCATGAGTTCCACGCTGCTGTCGCTGGTGCGGATCCTCGCGGCGCCCCCGGGAACCTACGGCTCCTTCGACCACCTGAGCGCCCGGCTCGACGCCGCGGGATGCGGGGTGATCCCGGTCCTGCCGCTCGAGGACGCGCTCAAGCCGGCCGCCCGGGCCGCCCCGACGGTCGATCCGCGTCCGGCGGCCAAGGGCGACAAGGTGGACGACGAGGGGCACATCACCGCCATCGGCCCGGACGCGCTCACCGAGGCCAAGGTCGGCATGATGCATTTCGTCACCATGCAGACCCACACGGTGAGCCCCACCGACGAGCTGGTGGACCAGATCTCCCACGCGCAGTCCTCGGCGGCGCGCAACGAGCTGCTCAACCAGCTGATCGCGACCGGGGAGTTCGCCGCGCGGCAGAAGGAATGGCGGCAGCTGCTGATGGCCGCGCACGGACTGGTGGAGCTGGAGCGCAAGGACCAGGGGCACGGCGGGGACGGGCGCGGCTACGGCATCGCGCTGCGGCGGATGCTGCCCCGCTCGACGCTGGAACAGCTGGTGCGGATGACCGCCCACGGCGACATGAAGGCCGAGGCGATCACCGTGCTGCGGCGGATGGGGGTGGACGGCACGGAGGTGCTGCTCAACGCCCTGGTGAACGCCGAGGAGGTGGGGCAGCGGCGCGCGTACTTCAACGCCCTCAAGGAGATGACCGAGGGGGGCGAGCTGCTGGTCCACATGCTGAGCCACGACCAGTGGTTCGTGGTGCGCAACGTGGCCGACCTCTGCGGCGAGCTGCGGCTGGAGAGCGCGGTGCATGGCCTGGCCCGGCAGGTTGCGCACGACGACGAGCGGGTGCGGCGGGCGGTGGCGGGGGCGCTGGGCAGGATCGGTGGCGCGGGGGCGGTGGAACCGCTGCGCCGCGCGCTCAAGGACCCGCTGCCCGGGGTCCGGCTCCAGGCCGCCAAGGACCTCGACGGCCGGAAGAACCGCAGCCTGGCGATGACGCTGGCGGTGGCCGCCGACGCGGAGTCCAAGCCCGACGTGCAGCGGGAGATGTACCTGGCGCTGGGGCGGATCGCGTCCAACGACGCGATCCTGGCCCTGAGCAAGGCCGCGGAGCCGGGTGGGCGGCTGTTCCGGCGCAAGCCCCAGAGCGTGCGGCTGGCCGCGGTGGCGGGCCTGCATGTGGCCGGCCCTTCCGGATCCAACGCGCTCAAGGAACTGCTGGGGGATGAGGACCGCGAGGTCCGCGCCGCCGCGGAAAAGGCGTTGCAGACCCTCTGGGAGTGA
- a CDS encoding sigma-70 family RNA polymerase sigma factor: MVELVDLVTPWLLAVSEAMLTDRDEAEEVVQETFTIAWRRIDLFDAASGRLVPWLLRITRNRAVDRLRARRRQVEKVRRLEAHGALGTGSVAATEPDESAAPGWHVHTAVHHALAALPPEQREAVQLAYFEGLTHSEIAGRLGVPLGTVKTRLRLAFDKLRAGLASIRDWVV; encoded by the coding sequence CTGGTGGAGCTGGTCGATCTGGTCACGCCCTGGTTGCTGGCCGTATCCGAGGCGATGCTCACCGACCGGGACGAGGCGGAGGAGGTCGTGCAGGAGACGTTCACCATCGCGTGGCGCCGGATCGACCTGTTCGATGCCGCGAGCGGGCGGCTGGTGCCGTGGCTGCTGCGCATCACGCGCAATCGCGCCGTCGATCGCTTGCGCGCGCGACGACGCCAGGTGGAGAAGGTCCGGCGGCTGGAGGCGCACGGCGCCCTGGGTACGGGGAGCGTGGCCGCGACGGAGCCGGACGAATCCGCGGCCCCGGGCTGGCACGTGCACACCGCCGTCCACCACGCGCTGGCGGCCCTGCCGCCGGAGCAGCGCGAGGCGGTCCAGCTGGCCTACTTCGAAGGGCTCACCCATTCGGAGATCGCGGGACGCCTCGGCGTTCCGCTCGGTACCGTGAAGACCCGGCTGCGGCTTGCCTTCGACAAGCTGCGCGCCGGGCTGGCCTCGATCAGGGATTGGGTCGTATGA
- a CDS encoding aminotransferase class I/II-fold pyridoxal phosphate-dependent enzyme, with protein MTPPPARRTHAFRESVIRGMSRLAAQHGAINLAQGFPNFPAPDLLKEAAARAIHDNINQYAITWGARRLREAVARKYHAWYGMAVDPDAEVTVTCGATEAMIATLMALIDPGDEVIVFEPFYENYGPDTILCDAAPVFVPLLPGAPLDLDRLARAFGPRTRAIIVNTPANPSGRVLTREELEGIAVLCQRHDAWAITDEIYEHIRYGAPHVPIATLPGMRERTVTISGASKTFSITGWRLGTIVAPAGATDAIRKVHDFLTVGAPAPLQEAFATALDQLGADYYDGMAAGYLRRRDLLGDALARAGFRCTLPEGAYYILADFSGLSDLPDTAFAEWLARERGVAPVPGSSFFSRPELGQRLVRFVFCKTDDLLVEAAARLQGRGGRDARDVQR; from the coding sequence ATGACCCCTCCCCCCGCCCGACGGACCCACGCCTTCCGTGAGTCGGTGATTCGCGGGATGTCGCGCCTGGCCGCCCAGCACGGCGCGATCAACCTGGCGCAGGGCTTCCCCAACTTCCCCGCGCCCGACCTCCTCAAGGAGGCCGCGGCGCGGGCCATCCACGACAATATCAACCAGTACGCCATCACCTGGGGCGCCCGGCGGCTCCGCGAGGCGGTGGCGCGGAAGTACCACGCCTGGTACGGGATGGCCGTGGATCCCGACGCCGAGGTGACCGTGACCTGCGGCGCCACCGAGGCGATGATCGCCACGCTGATGGCGCTGATCGACCCGGGCGACGAGGTGATCGTCTTCGAGCCGTTCTACGAGAACTACGGGCCCGACACCATCCTCTGCGACGCCGCGCCGGTGTTCGTGCCGCTCCTGCCCGGGGCGCCACTCGACCTCGACCGCCTGGCCCGGGCGTTCGGCCCGCGCACCCGGGCAATCATCGTCAACACACCGGCCAACCCGAGCGGCCGGGTGCTCACCCGCGAGGAGCTCGAGGGGATCGCGGTGCTGTGCCAGCGACACGACGCCTGGGCCATCACCGACGAGATCTACGAGCACATCCGCTACGGCGCGCCTCACGTCCCGATCGCCACGCTCCCGGGCATGCGCGAGCGGACGGTGACGATCAGCGGCGCGAGCAAGACCTTCAGCATCACCGGCTGGCGCCTGGGCACGATCGTGGCCCCGGCCGGCGCCACCGATGCCATCCGCAAGGTGCACGACTTCCTCACCGTCGGCGCCCCGGCGCCGCTGCAGGAGGCCTTCGCCACCGCCCTCGACCAGCTGGGCGCGGACTACTACGACGGCATGGCCGCCGGGTACCTCCGCCGCCGCGACCTGCTGGGCGACGCGCTGGCACGGGCCGGCTTCCGGTGCACCCTGCCGGAGGGCGCCTACTACATCCTGGCCGACTTCTCCGGGCTGTCGGATCTTCCGGACACGGCCTTCGCCGAGTGGCTGGCGCGGGAGCGCGGGGTGGCCCCGGTGCCGGGGTCGTCCTTCTTCAGCCGACCGGAACTCGGCCAGCGCCTGGTCCGGTTCGTCTTCTGCAAGACGGATGACCTGCTCGTCGAGGCGGCCGCGCGCCTGCAGGGGCGCGGGGGCCGCGACGCCCGGGATGTCCAGCGGTGA